gacaataatttggaagtatgcttggggtcattgcccatttggaagacccatttgcaaccaagctttaacttcctgactgatgtcttgagatgttgcttcaatataaccacataattttccttcctcatgatgccatctattttgtgaagtgcaccagttcctcttgcagcaaagcacccccacaacatgatgctgccacctcctgTGCTTCAcagctgggatggtgttcttcggcttgcaagcctccccattttccctcataacataacgatggtcattatggccaaacagttgtatttttgttacatcagaccagaggacatttctccaaaaagtatgatttttGTCACCAggcgcagttgcaaaccgtagtcaggcttttttatggcggttttggagcagtggcttcctccttgctgaggggcctttcaggttatgtcgatataagactcgttttactgtgaatatagacacttttgtacccgtttcctccagcatcttcacaaggtcctttgctgttgttctgggattgatttgtacgtttcgcaccaaagtacgttcatctctaggagacagaacgcgtctccttcctgagcggtatgacggctgcgtggtcccatggtgtttatacttgcatactattgcctgtacagatgaacgtggtaccttcaggtgtttggaaattgctcccaaggatgaaccagacgtctggagatctacaattctttttctgaggtcttggctgatttctttagattttcccatgatgtcaagcaaagaggcactgagtttgaaggtaggccttgaaatacatccacaggtacacgtccaatcgactcaaatgatgtcaattagcctatcagaagcttctaaagccatgacatcattttctggaattttccaagctgtttaaaaaggcacaatcaacttagtgtatgtaaacttctgacccactggaattgtgatacagtgaattataagtgaaataatctgtctgtaaacaaatgttggaaaaatgacttgtgtcatgcacaaagtaaaagtcctaaccgacttgtcaaaactacagtttgttaacaagaaatgtgtggagtggttgaaaaaatagttttaatgactccaacctaagtgtatgtaaactcccgacttcaactgtaatgtgGTCTTACCTCTCCAATGGAGGAGGGGGTAGCTCCTATCAGCTGTTGTAGTACTagaagtagtagtggtggtagtactagtagtagtagtatataatGTGGTCTTACCTCTCCAAGGGAGGAGGGGGTAGCTCTTatcagctgttgttgttgtcgtggtagtagtagtagtagtagtaacaatcATTTTTATGGGAGCATCATTTGTGGAGAATATTTATTTGACCCAGACAATTAATCTGTTTGTTtaacatgatgacatcacagggGAAAGAAACCGATGACTGATCATAACAGAAACCAGTATTGAATCACAGTCTGATTTGGCAAACAAAAGCTGAACATGCCAGTGCTTCCCCTACATTCATTTAGCAGCGGCGGGCCGCCACAccaaaataaatatgaatacgGTAAAAACGTTTTCAGTGTGAACTTTAAACGACTAAAacccagatataaagtatgtcgaaaagataatggagctatatctttttaaataagatcatctttgagaactaaccatcaccaaaataaaaactagacagtcaTAGAGAATCTAAAATGTTAGAAATGGCATGGCATGGGGCCCCAATAGATTTGTTTTATTAAGAACGTTTTAGTTATAcggcataagccatggcaaaatgtgtagaattccaggaaattatcttttttttttttttaaataccaaaAATTCTCAGCCCCATGAAAGTGTATAATTGCAAGAAACTCTTTTAAAAACGGTGGCCACGCCCACTACCACACCCAGAAGCATTATTACCTACTAGCTACAGTGTATTGTTGTTGCGTTTTAGATTTAAGTTGGTTGGTGTTGGGTTTGTTCTTTCAGCCGTTTCTGTGTTGTTTCTCAGTAGACAGGGGCAATAAGTTCTCAGGTAGAGGCGTTTGAACTTAGTGCTGCTTAAGCAGTAAACAATTGGGTCCACTAGACAATCCATGTGGGAAAAAACTATGAAACCATCATAGACCTGAACAGCTATATTCTCAGCATTCTGTAGATCCATGGCTCTGACAATCAACAGAACAATTCTAGCTATGGTACAAGGCAGGAAACAGAAAGAAAAGACCAGCATGACAGAGGTGACCAGAAACACTGCTCGGCGCAGCTTGGTCGTGTCACCTACTGTCTTCTTTTTGAGTCTGTTGACAATGCGGACCGTGCAGTAGACCAACACAAAGAAAGGGATGAGAATCTGGGTGAAGAACACAACCTCTCTCAGAGTGTCAGTGATGTCCCCGTGACTGCTACAGCAGCCAGTCTTCAGCATGGTGGGGATTGTCAAAGGGAGCAGTACTAGCCAGATCATGACAGATATATGAGGGGACTTTTTGAGGACAACGTCCTTGTTCCCAGGATGAACCACGTTGAAGTAGCGATCGAGTGAAATGACAGCCAGGAAGCCGATACTGGCGCCTCGGTTCAGGAACAGCATGAAGAGCATGGCTTTGCAGATGGTTCTGTCCACACTCTGCCGCTCTCCGTGAAGGAAGTTGTACGTGTTCACCGGCAAACAGCCGAGCAGAAGAAGGTCAGCCAACACGAGATTGAACAGGAAAAGGTTGTTGGAGTCCCGTTTCCAGAACTCCAGCTTGAAGATGAAGAGGTAAAGCACTGAGAGGTTAAGAGGCAGAGCCAGGGTGAACTCCACAATCATCACAGAGGCGTAAAATGTGTACAAGGGCAGATTATCCGCTGTGCAGCTATCATTCAGAAGATCCTCTTTCATAATATGAACTGTCAAAACCTGTCCCGTTTACAGTCAAAGTCTGAACCTGTCCGAATCCTTAAGAAGGAAAAGCAGTCCTCCAGAGTCCTCAACGCCAAGTGAGTCTGTTTAAGGGAAGCTCCTATTCCGTGTGCAGACTTGGTGAAACTGAAGGACTGTACTTCAGTCTGGAAGTAATTCCCCCCAGGCAGCAGTGGTAAATTGTTCAGACTTGTTGGTAGAGCACCTTCCATTCCTGAGTAGGCGAGTCACCACAGGACCAATAGATAAGCAGCTGGTCCCATGAGGGATTGAGGATATAGTGGAAGACATTGCATCAACACACAACAACTATTTTTTCCCATATTTGtcatattggggcggcaggtagcctagtggttagagcgttgggccagtaaccgaaaggttgctggatcgaatccccgagctgacaaggtaaaaatctgtcgttccgcccctgaacaaggcagttaacccactgttcctaggccgccattgtaaataagattttttttcttaactgacttgccaagttaaatatcTGTATATAAGTGACCTTTTTTCCTTTGCTACATATTTCCTGCTGAATTCCTACATGAAGTAGGCCTAAGTAAGTGCAGGGGCGTGCTGCTGGTTACACAACACATCCGTGGGAATTAAAATGTAGTTGAGGCTGTCATAACACGTCTTGATTGATTAAACACACAGAACTACAAGGTGAAGACACAGGCAGTTCTTACCTGGAAGTCATAGAAAACCTCATGAGCAGGAATGTTTTATTTTGATTCATTGATTTCTTGTTCTAATGTTTGTTTACCTCCCAGGGCTCCGCTGTGGTCCAGACTCCTCCTCTTCAGGGCCCGTGTGGTGAGAGTCAGAGGAACCAGGATGGAGAACAACCATCGCCATGGAGACACCGGCTGGAGAGTGCCTGGAATGACAGAAGGTcagctatacacacacgtacgcatTGAATTAGGTTATAGCTCTAGATAATAGTGTTTCATCAAGCAGTGCTTCCTCCTCTTGAACAAACATCTACTACTGAAACCAGCTCTCCTTGTCTATACTCTGGAATGAGGTGAATAGAAGCCTCTCACTTTTAGGCAGGGGGGCAACAGAACTAGGTGGGGGGGGCAACAGAACTAGGTGGGGGGGGCAACAGAACTAGGTGGGGGGGGGCAACAGAgctaggcggggggggggggggggggggggagcaacaGAGCTAGGTGGGGGGGGCAACAGAactaggtgggggggggggcaacagagctaggtggggggggggcaacagAGCTAGGTGGGGGGGGGCAACAGAGCTAGGTGGGGGGGGCAACAGAactaggtgggggggggggcaacagagCTAGGTGGGGGGGGGCAACAGAgctaggtgggggggggggcaacagagCTAGGTGGGGGGGGCAACAGAactaggtgggggggggggcaacagagCTAGGTGGGGGGGGCAACAGAgctaggtgggggggggggcaacagagCTAGGTGGGGGGTGCAACAGAGCTAGGCGGGGGGGGGGCAACAGAGCTAggcgggggggtggggggagcaACAGAGCTAggcgggggggtggggggagcaACAGAgctaggaaggggggggggggggcaacagagCTAGGTGGGGGGGCAACAGAGCTAGGAAGGAGGTACCAATCTTGTTTATATAGTGTTGAGAGAAAGTTTCCACCCTTTAGCATTGTCTCTATTTCTGCAACAAAACATGTTCTCCCCTCTTATGGGTAACGGTGAGAGCATGTGAGCATGTTTTGCAGCCTCTAAACTTCTCACTCATCCGTATTCATGATTCATGTTTTTTCTTAATCATGGCACTATCAGGATTAATTTAAGTGTTCTGAAACATCTTCTATTCTTACTTatatatgggaccaaatactaaacttttgactacattAATCCACTTTGAGCTCATTAATCTAGagattcacatactttttcccacGAAGAAATGTTGGATACATTTTCTCAATAAAGAAATTCAAAAGTACAATAGTTTTTGTGTTATTTGTTTAAATCAGATTAACTTGATCTATTATTAGGAGTAGgacttagatgaagatctgaTGACATTTTAGGGCACATTTATGCagaagattattattatttttttaaagggtTAACAAACTTTTTATAACCAACTATGTTAGGGAAAACACTGGACATACTGACaaggtgtgtgtgagcatgtgcacGCACGTGTGTCTT
This is a stretch of genomic DNA from Salvelinus alpinus chromosome 11, SLU_Salpinus.1, whole genome shotgun sequence. It encodes these proteins:
- the LOC139533588 gene encoding hydroxycarboxylic acid receptor 2-like, which encodes MKEDLLNDSCTADNLPLYTFYASVMIVEFTLALPLNLSVLYLFIFKLEFWKRDSNNLFLFNLVLADLLLLGCLPVNTYNFLHGERQSVDRTICKAMLFMLFLNRGASIGFLAVISLDRYFNVVHPGNKDVVLKKSPHISVMIWLVLLPLTIPTMLKTGCCSSHGDITDTLREVVFFTQILIPFFVLVYCTVRIVNRLKKKTVGDTTKLRRAVFLVTSVMLVFSFCFLPCTIARIVLLIVRAMDLQNAENIAVQVYDGFIVFSHMDCLVDPIVYCLSSTKFKRLYLRTYCPCLLRNNTETAERTNPTPTNLNLKRNNNTL